gtatCTTTCCACTGATCAATTCATGCATTTATGTATCTATCCACACATTTGTCTATGTATGCTTGCATATATGCATTATTTATCTACTTATTAATTGATGTGTATAAATGCATAGTCAGATATGTATGTAACTATCTATGATACTCAAGATGAAATGAGGAGACTATTTCTTGGCCAAGGAAGCTAATGGCATGAAGAAGCCATGTAATAACATGGCGTACCTTAAATTTGGCCAAGGACCAATGAGATCAAAGCAGGGCAATGCTTTTGAATTAGATTTTCTTTAAATGATGTGCATCTTAAAATCCATCAAAATTTGATGTACCTCATTTTTTTCATGGAAAATTCCAACTAAGCTTCATTGTCACTTAATATCTTTCCAAGTGGCTTGGAAGAGGTGTGGGAGGAGGAGGTGCTGCAGTGGGAGACAGCAAGGACATGGAACTAATTTGTTTTCTGGAAATGATTATTCCAGGGTAGTTTCTCAGAGATTTTCAGATCTGGTATCAGTGTAGTTCCAAAATCTTTGCAAGGTTTTGAACACATCTAATTTTGTAAGAATATGACGAAGAATGGAAGCTACATAACACCCTAATGTGACAGACCTATTGATATGGAAAGGCTTATGTTCATGAAGACATTGCTATTGGGTTAAAATAGTTCTTGGAGAATTAAAAAATAGCACCAAAGAgctaagaaaataatttgttgtcCATTAGCTCAATCAAGAACTTAACTGAAATGTTGCCTTTTACTTATATTATCTTAAACTATATATGGTGGCTCCTCATCTAAGTATTTTTGAGGATAtatctattataaaaatatacataatgctatctttttttctgttgatgGACACTAAGAGACAAAATTTGAGGATCATGTATTaagtaaaagaaattttttttctttttaaaaaagagaaatagaatgtGTTCAACTTGCTGCTTTAAAAATTAAGGATAAtcagggggcaggtaggtggttaagtgaatagagaaccaggcctccAAATGGGAgaggctgggttcaaatctgacctcagacactttttagctgtgtgaccctgggcaagtcacttaacccccatttcctagtccttaccattcttctgtcttggagctgatacttagtattaattccaagacagaaggttaaggtactttttaaaataaggatatttGATATGAAATTTTATtcaacaaaggcaaaaaataatatactttggTTCCATAATCTCATTTAAAAggtaaaagaatgaagaaaaaagtgaatcTTCAGCTaactacaaaaaaagaaagagggagtggagaaaatgaaagaaaaaaaagaaatgacacaaGAGAACATATAGGgagagggaaaatggagaaaaagagaagtcaTAGCCTTTTAGGTTAATATGATCATCACTGATGCTCAATGAAGGTATGGATTTCAGAATAAGTTATCATCTGTTAtcaatcatttggaaaaaaatctgATTCACCACTATGCATTGATCTACAACTAGTCTTTAAATCCTTTAAGTCCAGAGAGAATGGAATGACCACAGAAGTAGTGTGGTAGGTAGAAAGTGTTATCTAGACAGGAGGCAGAGCAATATCTTCAACTATAAGCTAGAACTAATCCATGGGTAGGAGAGTACCCAGTTTGATTTACATTAGTTGACCACCATATTTCCTCTTGGGATGTTCTAAATCATGGCGAATAAGCAAATACTTTAATATGATCATaacatttaacttttatttgaaCTCTGTTTTCCTCCCCTTAACTTCCTTTTTAACATCTCTAACTGTGTAATTTGAGGTAGAGATTCTTTAGCCCAGAAATTGCCTCTAGTATTCAGGTCCATGCTCTGGCTTCAGCTATGAAAGCACTTTCACCATAAAACCGTGCAATATTATTCTACCATCTTCTACCAATAAGACTATGAgtctttgttttataatttttgtacTATCATCCTTATATCCTCATAGAATTTATattgaaaagaaattattcataGTCACGGAAGGCTCAGATTGTGAAAATAGAGGTGTGGATTTGGTCTTTCACCAGAGCTGCCTTTTGACTATTAaatcaaaaattatatttgctCAGTTTTCAGAActgcaaactattaataagctaaAGAGTGCCCCAAATTACtactaataaaagaaatgcaaatcaaaagaattctGACGTTTCCTCTCACAAGGAACAAAAATCCCAAAGGTGAGAAGTCAGTGTTGGAAGGGTTGTAAAAAGATGGGTTCCGTAATGCATTCATTGTTGATAGAGATGTGAATTGTTCAAATCATTTGGGCAAGACATTAGGAATCATGTGAAAGCAGTGCCTAAAATATCAATCTTCTTGGACTTAGATGTTCCACTGCTAGGCACCTCAAGGaagttaataaaaaaattataccaagatgggaagaggggagaggggaaaagagaaagtggagagagagtggagagagagagagagagagagagagagagagagagagagagagagagagagagagagagagagagagagagagagagagagaggagtaggatggggagaaggaagataaGACAgataaaatgattcttttttttagcaaagaATATTAAAGTGAATGCCACCAATGAATAAAAGCTAAATAAAACATAGTATACGAGGGTAGTGATGTAAGAAATGGTGATTATGATGAAGCCAAAAAATCAAGGGAAGACATATGGACTaaggcaaagtgaaataagcaaaactagtAAAACAACATGCATgatggaaaggaaacaaaaacaaaaacaaaaacaagaaagcaTTCAGAACTTAATGGCTATGAAATTTTAATCCCCAACCGTGGTTccaaaaaattatatgaaaagatGGCCCCCTCCCATATAGATTGAGAATTATAGATTGAGAAACACTGTATTTAATGCTAATTTTTCATATATCCAGTACTATTTCTGAATAACTTATTCCTCACCCCCTCTACTTTTTATCCTTTATTTCAAGGGGTAGCTCTCTGGAAGGATGAGAAACAATGTAGTGTAAAGtgttaaaaatatataagtaGAATTTCAAAAATACACAAATTTGCTTGGGTAATATTCAGTAAGACATCATCAAGTAATTATTTCAGATAGCTTGGATTGACTTCAGATAGCTTCAGATATGCTTTGTTTATTAAAGAATACTGGAatggtaataaaaatattgttgacTTTCAAACACTTTAAACGACACTCCATTTTCTCCAATGGagcaataaattgaaaaaaatggacTTAAATTTATGAAAAAGCTtattcaatttaaaattaaaatttttctaacatttagaATGATTAAAATCAAATGGGCTTCTTTATAAGGAGCTTCTGGTCACTGGAAGCATTTGAACTGATGCTTAATGACCATATGTCAGCAACACAGTAGAAGGGATTCTTGGTGATTGGTGGGCAACCTCTAAGGCCCAaagcattttcttctatttatgaacaaaaagaaaagttgaTGAACTGCTATTTGTAAAACTCTGAAAACATTTAATTATTAGCCACTGTGATTGACTATGCTGCATAATTAATTCTCTTTAAGAATTCAGTTTTTATATAAGACTTCTTAAACCTGTTGATGTTCAAAGAAGCTAAGAAATAGAGCAATGTTAATGTTACTTACTGAACACATCTCCTCTGGGTTTCTGAGGATCTATTGGTATTCTGTTGTCAACTGTCATTCCTCTTGGAGATGTACTTTCAATTGGTATTTTGGTGGAAAATGAAGGTGCCATTGTTGATGGCTTTGGGGTTGGTCTTTGTGTTGCCACTgctgttggtggtggtggtggtggtgtcatCCGGACAGTAATAAATTCAGTTGTGGTTGGTGGAGGTCGTGTTGTTGGCTTTGGTGTAGGTCTTGGTGGCTTAGGAGTGGGTCTTTCCGTATGAATAATGGGAATGTGTGGGGTCCTTGGAGGCCATCTTGTACTTGCAACATCAGGAATTCTATTAATATGTCCTCCATTACCCTTTGGGAAAGTACCATTTCCTTTTGATATATGAATTGGTCCCGAAGGTTCAATCATAACCTTTGGAATATCtgaaagagcaaaaataaatcaGATTAACATGCAGCCATTTACCTCTCCAGGAGGAAAAACAATACAAGACATTAATCTATTGTGCTTActgaaaaatgttaattatttttatacttgTTCTTTttgaacataaaataaataattacaaaaactCATTAAAAACTAAAGTTGGTTTGTAGTCCACATTTGAATATTCCATATTATATTTCaaccatttaaaagaaaatatggcaAGTAGACAAACTTCAACTTTATGTTCAAACATCTTATCAGACATTTGAACCTGAGTTTTATTTATGTAGGCATGTGCTGCCTAACatgaaaaagacagaaatagacagagacagtCAAAGGACAGTGATAATGAAAGAACAATAAGTTATGAAAATCATATTTGGCCCCAAAGAAAGGATCTAGAAATGTACTTCTCTCTCTTGGTGGAGATGGGAGACGATGAGTGTGGAACACTAGAGACAAGGTTGAACTTGGTTTGGTATTCATATTGGTTTTGCTGaaccacttctctctctctttctctttttgttctttaagaacagaaggggaaactgggatATGTTGGGAAAcaaaaagttataaatattttttaaaacaattttttcaaaGACCAGAAATGATAGTTGGCCTGACCTGATGTTTTACTAATAGGTAGTCTTGAGACatcaacagaaagaaaagaaagtcctgGCCCATTGAGTAGACCCTCTATGATGTACTAATGGGAGGATGTAGCTAAGGATGGGGAGGTTTGGCTGGGATTAGAGCTGCATCATTGGAAGAGGAAGTCacataaaagaaataacaaaatcaaGGGAGTACATCTATTAAGACAGTCATTGACTGAATACAACAGCTCTAAgtctttctcagtcttcatctttgATTTGCTTATAAAATAGGTTTGGGATTTCACAGctcaaaaaggcaaagaaaattatGATTAAAGGGATGCTACGCAAATAAGAAAGATTAGTCCCACTGTGCCTCACATCCAGGTCCAGTTTCAGCACTCTTAATGCCAGTGACACAGTTCATTGCTGAAATTAAATGGTCAAGGCAATTTGCAATTTTCACTTGTCAgggaaatctctttcctttctcactaGCTAAGGATCTGTCTGAAATAATGTAGTCCAGTAAGCTGAGATGCATTTTAGTCTTGGAGGCaatatttcatcttttattatttataaaaaaatattggtTGACTTTAGTTCTTATGAAACGGTATTATATTGTTAGCTTTGTGTAGAGCTAAAATTTAGGGACTTGGATAAATAACCTAGTTCTTGTCATTCTGAATAGATTTCTCCAGATCATTGTATTTGCTGTTGGAACTTGAGATGAAAAATAAGTGTGACTTACATATGCAGTTCATTCCATCTCCCCGGTATCCATCCCTGCATTTACATTTGTATGACCCATGGACGTTGTAACATCGGGCAAAGCTGCTGCACTGGTACTGCCCAAGAGAGCACTCATCTATATCTGCAATAGAAAAAGGCGATAAATCCATTCAGTAAAGAGACAAATGACAAAAGAACTAAAAGATTATCTTTGGAGCCTTTCAATTTTACATAGTAAAAAATGACCCCAAATATGAACAAAATCAAATTATGTTGATATACAAGGGATAAAAATCTTGGACAAATAATACAAGGGTTGCATTTCATTACCGTGACACTGGTATTTGCCTCCAATATACATGAGGTCAAAGCCTTTTTGGCACTTGCAGATGTAGCTTCCAAAGGTGTTCACACATTGCCGAAACCTGGGACATAAGGCTCTCCCAGTTGCACATTCATCCACATCTAGAAATACAAGGCAATAGGACTTTATAAATAGCAAGGACTGAGATTAATTCAGATATACCTACTCCATTAATGCCCTTAGGGAGactaagtggtgcaatggatatgagttctagacttggagtcaggaagactcatcttcatgagtttgagtctagcctcagacacttagtagttataTAGGCtggtcatttcaccctgtttgcttcagtttctttatctgtaaaataaattgaagaaggaaatggcaaaccactccagcatctttgccaagaaaaccccaaatggggtcaggaagagtcagagataactgaaaaatgattgaacaaagaaTTTCTGATGCCTCAGCACAGCATGGAAAACGACCTTGGGCATTCTGGAAGGCTTTGCCAACAAAGCCTACTGAGATGAGAAAAATTGCATAGAGAGGCTGAGATTCATAGATGAGTTCAAGCAGGTCCATCACTTGAAGACTGACCATGAGATGATAACTTATTTTGGCCACAAGCTATTCATGAAACTGTTTACAGGAAGGCATAAAGGAGTTGTAATGTGTATTGGTAGAGGGACTGTCCACAGTGATGAGATCCAAGATCTTTCTAAGATGAAGAATTTTTTagaaaaactcttgccttctgtcaaTATTAATTCTgcccagaataattttttaagagaTCTGAACTGTCCAGGGTTGAAAGAGTAAGTTTCAgttcttctcagcaatacaaaagTCCAAAATAATCCTACAGGACTTAggatggaaaatgctatctacctccagagaagggACTGACGGAGTCTCAATGCAGACTGAAGGATActcctttttactttcttttttttccctgtgtttattttctttcacatCATGATCAATGTGGAAATAAGTTTTACAtgactatatattatattaacttgcttgccatctcaatgaggggggagaagagggaatgagggagagaatttagagctaaaatttttaaaaaacaaaaaattttcaacctttaccttctatcttggaataaatactaagttttagttccaaggcaaaagagcagtaagggctaaattattggggttgagtgacttgcccagggtcacacaaaaagtatgtgaggtcagatttgaacttaggacctctgtCTCCATGCCTGAccagccaccttgctgtccctaaaaaacaaatattaaagcttgtttttatatgtaattagaaaaagtATTAATACTCAAAAAGAGATATTAAGTCTcatgaaaaaatcttttttatgagGGTAATGGCAAGGTTTTGTTCATGgccatttatttactcatttattaagtatattaaGAATGTAATAACAGGGGGAGCTCGGTGGcccagtggatttagagccaggactagagatgggaggtcctgggttcaaatctggactcaggcacttttttatttgtgtgactctgggcaaatcacttagcccctattgccttgcccttgccattcttatgccttggaaacaatatacagtattgactccaagacagaaggaaaaggttaaaaaaaaaagagtatatagAAGTTCagagtagtagaaagaacattgaacttcaagaagaccaggattcaaatttcCTCTCATACTAGGTGAGTCTGGAGACCATGGGAGTTTCTAGAGGTTGGGAACTATCTTGTCTTTGCACTCTGAGTGACTTGTAGAGTATCTAGAACATAGgagggacttaataaatacttatagatGAACTGACCACCCTGAGCAAGTTGGTTATCCTGTTGTACTTGTCTAGggaagaataatttattaaatacctattatgtaccaggctataggaaaagcaatttagaaatgttatctcatttgatcttctccaCTGAACCAGTGACAGGAATCCCCTTCCTTTAGGCTGAGGACTCCCATATTAAAATGATGAACTCCATAAGTATTTGCAGTTATCCAAAATAGAGTGCTCTGTTCATGGGCACACACAGTAAACTTGTTGAGTTCtgtagtgtatgtgtgtgtgtgtgtgtgtgtgtgtgtgtgtgtgtgtgtgcatgcatacaGGTTGCTTTAGATTtaagccttgatttcctcttttttctctgtaaCTTATCTCTAACTATGTTTAATTCATTCATACATGTATAGGTAAAAGCCCTCTACTCCCCATTCCATCATCCTTTACCATGGAGAACAGCTGTTGACCCAGTTCCATTTCTGCACTCACCCACACAGGTCCTCCCGTCTGGCCCCAGCTGTAACCCTGGTGAAGGACAACGGCAGCGTACATCACCTTTCATAACATCACAGCCATACTGACAGTTTGCCATAGAGCATGACAGGGCACCTGGAAGGAAACAGAGAGTTGTTCACAGAAGGTGGAAGCAGAAAATGGACCCCACTCCAACGGAGGTGGCTCCCTGGGACTCTGGAGAAATGAAAGACAAAGGTTTAAAGGGCTTGCAGATCAGATCTCCACCAGTCATGCAAACAGGAGAATGGATGGAACCAGTCATTTGGATAATGGAGGCTTATTTTTCTGCCTTCTCTCAGACTTACTGCTTCATTCACTTTTCTAGCAAGGCAGAGAAGCAAACGCTCCTAAGAGGGTTTCCCCCAATGATCTGCCCAGTCTTGTTCTAAGGTCAATTTCTCTCACATAATCATTCATTCCAAGAAATGCTCATGTTACCATACCAAAGCCACTGACCCATTCTGGGTAACTACAGCGAAAGCCAGCAAGCATGTGTTGCTCACTTGGCTGATGGATTCCTCACATGAACTTCAGAGTCTTCTATAACATTcttgtcctcctgactccagactgggAGTACATTTAAAAGGTACCAATGAGACAAAATGAGCTCTCTTCTATTCTTTCCTGCCTCCCTGGTTTAAGTGAGAAAGATATATAATTTATAGGTGGAGAAAGGTGTTGGAACATCTTTGAATGGGCCAACATGTAACCTGAGGATGTGGATGTTTGTCCTTTGCCTCTATgaaaaatttttttggggggttgctagatggtgcagtggcctggagccaagaagatctaattttaaatctagcctcagatacttactagttgtgtgacccaaggcaaatcacttaatccctatttgcctcacttcctcatctgtaaaatgggacagtAACCTATTTTACCCAGTCCACATATAGATTGAAGGCAACCTAGAAGGAGCAGCAGTGATTCTTCCTTCCTCTAGGACTCATTCAGAAGAGAATTTGGTGTGGGCTGAATGCCTTGTAGCAACTGCTTTAAGGTTGAGCTTACGCTCTCCAGAACCAGAAACAGAGTGTGCCTTCCTGGCACGGAGAGGAAATAGTTTGTAATTTCTGCTCTTGTACCATCTTCTcaataaatatccttttgttaAGGTTAATTGATGCTAACTGGCTAGAAGATACTGCAATAATAATCACTAGAATATACCACTGATATGAGGGAGGTAGTTACTGTAATTAGAGATAAACTTTGGGGAGAAAACACCAGAATGGTACCCCAAGAGCCCTGAAGGAGTACAGTAACCAGACTCTGAGGATCTGACTCATGGAAGCAGCTGGGAATTGGGATAAGAACTCCAGTTTTAATATACGCTACATTTATTTAGTGGtggttgttattttgttttgctttgctttgtgtTAAATCTACACAGTTAATTCAGTGAAAAGAAGCAGTCACTTCAATTGTTTGGCATGATATAGACCCAGACTCAATACAGTTTACAGGGCTGCATTTAGAGCTTAGAAACAAAGCCAAATGCTAGAGGAAATAAATCTTATTTCCACACAAAGTAACTATCTGTAAgaagatgatttctttttttctttttttttttggctagacCTATGATTTTTTCAATCCAGGGAGCTCCTTTCATCAAAGAGGACCAGCAAATGCCCTGTAACTTCTAGTAACTTCTTGCCTGGGGCAATGAGAATTTGTCACTTGTCTAGAGTGACACCACCAACATGCATtggaagcaggattcaaactcagattgtTCAGACTTTGACGTCAGCCTTCCATCTTCTACACCAAGCTGCCTCTTGACAggataaaggaaaagttaaaagtGTGGAGGTGGAAACATTGATTTAATGATTTGCAAGCATTCAGGCTGTCTGATATACAGCAAGAAGTTGGTGACTAGATTTCTAAAGAATATCTAAAGGAAGACTAAGAGGGATAGAGAAATATAGATATCTACTTGGGAAAGGTCATAACCCAACTTAATTCCACTCTAGTGTGCCTTGCTCTAAGCACCTCGAGGTCTACCTCATCAACTTTAAATGGGCATGTGCAGTAATAGAATGCTACACATTTATTTTGAGTGCCACAAACTTGAATTTTAAGCCAATGTGCACATGGAAACAACATGCATATTGAAATAGGCAAGTCTCTTTTGAGACAGAAGGAGGAGACTTATGATGCATCTAAAATACCATGAAAAATCAACCCAAGAAcattccagaaagaaaaaaggaaaggatgttGACATACTTGAACAAGATCCATCCGGCATGAGCATGTACCCATTTAGACAGTAGCATTTGTAGCTGCCATAAGTATTCATGCAACGATGCTTGCAGGGCCGAGGCTTGAGACCGCATTCATTTAAATCTAAAAAGAATGGGTGGGAGCAAAAACAAATGGCAACCAACATcaaacatgaaatattaaaagtacatggtgtgtgtgtgtgtgtgtgtgtgtgtgtgtgtgtgtgtgtgtgtgtttggggaagcacagaaaaggagagagagagtctgaGAACTGATCATTGAGGATTGAATAAAGAAAGCTGTCCCTTTCTCACTTTTTCAACCTTGGCAGAGTCTGAATAGCAGTTGGATGGACAGTGAACACAGGCAATTTTTATCTGTGGCATAGATCTTTGTGTCAAAGGGAAGGACAACTGACCTTCCAGGGCTAGATGGACTTCCCATGTAGTTCACCCCAAAAGACCCAAGAACTTCTCCCTATAAAAATTCATCTGACCTGGCATTCAAAGAGAACCAAGGGAGAAATATTTACCTTATGATAAGCAGAAGTCTAGCtcttggagggagagagagggagagggagagggagggggaaaggaagagggagagagggagagagggagagagagagagagagagagagagagagagagagagagagagagagagagagagagagagagagagagagagagagagagagagagagagagagagagagagagagagagagggagagagagagagagagggagggagggaggactggGAAGAACAAATctgttatttttattcatctaCTCTTCCAATTTATGGATTCAGAATAAGGCAGACCTACATTTTCACCTGATGTTGACTTGACTATGAGATCTACATCTTTCCAagtcttgttttctctctctctctttaaaagaCAACAACCCCACTTACCCACTTATATTGTCAGATGAGTACAATTTGTTAATGTCTAAATGTCTTGAGCTTTTCAGAGGAGAGTTGCTTTTCCAGAGCAAAGTACTAATCTAGTCCAGACATGTTATTTCTGGGCTTTTCTTTGTTTACCAGTCCTGTGATTTCACCTGTGTAGGAAGTGGGGTCTTCCTTTCAACACAGGCCAGCACCTTCTTTGCAATAAATGTCTTAAAGAGTTTCCTGGGACTCTGAGATTAGGTGAATTTCTCAGTGTCTCACAGCAGGTATATTTTCAAGGTGGGACTAGAACCTAAGTCATCTAGACTCCAATACATGTTCTCTACCCACTATGATAAGCTGCCTCTTGTTATTAAAGGTAGCATTGTTAttcttattgttttatttatctatacTGTACTGATCTAGGCTGAAAGATAGGATCTGGGTTTCTCAGCTTTGtagcacattttaaaaaagcagtaactaaaaaaaacacaaaatcctCAGTAGATTTAATCTAGAACATTAAAGGGATATGAGCAAATACTAATTTAGATATTAAGAACTGAGCATTATTGATTTCAGGTTTATTGGTTTAACTATGAACATGCAATGAATTAATGAACTGCACATTATGAAAATTTCCaccttcaaatcttgcctcaagtGAACATAAAGCTCCTAATGGGAAATAAACAT
This DNA window, taken from Monodelphis domestica isolate mMonDom1 chromosome 6, mMonDom1.pri, whole genome shotgun sequence, encodes the following:
- the NPNT gene encoding nephronectin isoform X4 produces the protein MDLLLALVLASSLYLQAAAEFDGRWPRQIVSSIGLCRYGGRIDCCWGWARQSWGQCQPVCQPRCKHGECIGPNKCKCHPGYSGKTCNQDLNECGLKPRPCKHRCMNTYGSYKCYCLNGYMLMPDGSCSSALSCSMANCQYGCDVMKGDVRCRCPSPGLQLGPDGRTCVDVDECATGRALCPRFRQCVNTFGSYICKCQKGFDLMYIGGKYQCHDIDECSLGQYQCSSFARCYNVHGSYKCKCRDGYRGDGMNCIYIPKVMIEPSGPIHISKGNGTFPKGNGGHINRIPDVASTRWPPRTPHIPIIHTERPTPKPPRPTPKPTTRPPPTTTEFITVRMTPPPPPPTAVATQRPTPKPSTMAPSFSTKIPIESTSPRGMTVDNRIPIDPQKPRGDVFIPRQPGVNNDLFEIFEIERGISAEDEAKDDPGVLIHSCNFDHGLCGWIREKDDDLHWEPTRDPTGGQYLTVSAPKGPGGKTARLVLPLGHLMNSGDLCLSFKHKVSGVHSGTLQVFVRKHGTHGGALWGRNGGHGWRKTQITLRGSAIKSVIFKGEKKHGHSGEIGLDDVSLKRGRCSEEP
- the NPNT gene encoding nephronectin isoform X2, whose product is MDLLLALVLASSLYLQAAAEFDGRWPRQIVSSIGLCRYGGRIDCCWGWARQSWGQCQPVCQPRCKHGECIGPNKCKCHPGYSGKTCNQDDHLYPTPLDQHSEQPPVHPLDLHATNLPSRDLNECGLKPRPCKHRCMNTYGSYKCYCLNGYMLMPDGSCSSALSCSMANCQYGCDVMKGDVRCRCPSPGLQLGPDGRTCVDVDECATGRALCPRFRQCVNTFGSYICKCQKGFDLMYIGGKYQCHDIDECSLGQYQCSSFARCYNVHGSYKCKCRDGYRGDGMNCIYIPKVMIEPSGPIHISKGNGTFPKGNGGHINRIPDVASTRWPPRTPHIPIIHTERPTPKPPRPTPKPTTRPPPTTTEFITVRMTPPPPPPTAVATQRPTPKPSTMAPSFSTKIPIESTSPRGMTVDNRIPIDPQKPRGDVFIPRQPGVNNDLFEIFEIERGISAEDEAKDDPGVLIHSCNFDHGLCGWIREKDDDLHWEPTRDPTGGQYLTVSAPKGPGGKTARLVLPLGHLMNSGDLCLSFKHKVSGVHSGTLQVFVRKHGTHGGALWGRNGGHGWRKTQITLRGSAIKSVIFKGEKKHGHSGEIGLDDVSLKRGRCSEEP
- the NPNT gene encoding nephronectin isoform X3; translation: MDLLLALVLASSLYLQAAAEFDGRWPRQIVSSIGLCRYGGRIDCCWGWARQSWGQCQPFYVLRQRIARIRCQLKAVCQPRCKHGECIGPNKCKCHPGYSGKTCNQDLNECGLKPRPCKHRCMNTYGSYKCYCLNGYMLMPDGSCSSALSCSMANCQYGCDVMKGDVRCRCPSPGLQLGPDGRTCVDVDECATGRALCPRFRQCVNTFGSYICKCQKGFDLMYIGGKYQCHDIDECSLGQYQCSSFARCYNVHGSYKCKCRDGYRGDGMNCIYIPKVMIEPSGPIHISKGNGTFPKGNGGHINRIPDVASTRWPPRTPHIPIIHTERPTPKPPRPTPKPTTRPPPTTTEFITVRMTPPPPPPTAVATQRPTPKPSTMAPSFSTKIPIESTSPRGMTVDNRIPIDPQKPRGDVFIPRQPGVNNDLFEIFEIERGISAEDEAKDDPGVLIHSCNFDHGLCGWIREKDDDLHWEPTRDPTGGQYLTVSAPKGPGGKTARLVLPLGHLMNSGDLCLSFKHKVSGVHSGTLQVFVRKHGTHGGALWGRNGGHGWRKTQITLRGSAIKSVIFKGEKKHGHSGEIGLDDVSLKRGRCSEEP